Proteins found in one Clostridium butyricum genomic segment:
- a CDS encoding TetR/AcrR family transcriptional regulator has translation MKNEDKILKAALAVVKEHTISGTRMHLIAEKAGMVQSNIHYYFKTKGDLMSALQRTVLEKCLELRKNYRKNIKEYTLEEELDVFIAQKKAFILKYREYDYAEVDFWVQGRINKEMKDCFAESFEGWRKEIRGMLQKYEPELSDKANECLPYQIVSYLEGATIQYLVDEKRIDLDAYFEFGKKMILTIIEEEVHKLQ, from the coding sequence ATGAAGAATGAGGATAAGATATTAAAAGCTGCATTGGCAGTTGTAAAAGAGCATACAATAAGTGGAACACGAATGCATCTTATTGCAGAAAAAGCAGGGATGGTTCAATCAAATATTCACTACTATTTTAAAACAAAAGGTGATCTTATGTCAGCACTTCAAAGAACAGTTCTTGAAAAATGTTTAGAACTGAGAAAAAATTATAGGAAAAATATTAAGGAATATACATTAGAAGAAGAGCTTGATGTGTTTATAGCTCAAAAGAAAGCATTCATTTTAAAATATAGGGAATATGATTATGCAGAGGTTGATTTTTGGGTACAGGGGCGTATTAATAAAGAAATGAAAGATTGTTTTGCAGAATCATTTGAAGGATGGAGAAAGGAAATACGTGGTATGCTTCAAAAGTATGAACCAGAATTGTCTGATAAGGCTAATGAATGTTTGCCATATCAAATTGTTTCATATTTAGAAGGTGCTACAATTCAATATCTTGTAGATGAAAAAAGAATTGATTTAGATGCCTACTTTGAATTTGGAAAAAAGATGATTTTAACAATCATCGAAGAAGAAGTTCATAAATTACAATAA
- a CDS encoding Cof-type HAD-IIB family hydrolase, producing the protein MGKFKIIFSDIDGTLLNSSHEVSEKNKESLVLLKKLNIPFVLVSARMPQGIKKVQKEINVNSPIVCYSGGLVIDSNGKYLISIGIRIEKAQEIKNYIDGKWKNVSTSYYSYDKWIADNKKDEWIAQESDITSVNPIFGKIQDICEKNSVVHKILCMGDSKVIDEIKDSISEKYEGLSIYKSKDTYLEIMDLDATKSGAMKVLCDSFKIKMEDTISIGDNYNDVDMIKAAGNGIAMANAPDEVKRISNELTSSNDNDGVAEVIYKYF; encoded by the coding sequence ATGGGAAAATTTAAAATAATATTTAGCGATATTGATGGAACATTGCTAAATAGTAGTCATGAAGTGAGTGAAAAGAATAAAGAAAGTCTAGTATTATTAAAAAAATTAAATATACCTTTTGTATTAGTGTCAGCAAGAATGCCTCAGGGAATAAAGAAGGTTCAGAAAGAGATAAATGTAAATTCACCAATTGTATGTTATAGTGGAGGACTTGTTATTGATAGTAATGGAAAATATCTTATTAGTATAGGTATTAGGATTGAAAAAGCACAAGAAATAAAGAATTATATAGATGGTAAATGGAAAAATGTTAGTACAAGCTATTATTCGTATGATAAATGGATAGCAGATAATAAAAAAGATGAATGGATAGCTCAGGAAAGCGATATTACCTCTGTTAATCCGATTTTTGGAAAAATACAAGATATATGTGAAAAAAATAGTGTAGTACATAAAATTTTATGTATGGGTGATTCTAAGGTTATTGATGAAATAAAGGATAGCATTTCAGAAAAATATGAAGGGCTGTCTATATATAAATCAAAAGATACGTATTTAGAGATAATGGACCTTGATGCAACAAAATCTGGTGCAATGAAGGTATTATGTGATTCTTTTAAAATTAAAATGGAAGATACAATATCAATCGGAGATAACTATAATGATGTTGATATGATTAAAGCTGCAGGTAATGGAATTGCAATGGCAAATGCGCCCGATGAAGTTAAGAGAATAAGTAATGAATTAACAAGTTCCAATGATAATGACGGAGTTGCAGAAGTTATATATAAGTATTTTTAA
- a CDS encoding tRNA-uridine aminocarboxypropyltransferase, whose product MDSRFKVKQITKLYESCDKCGLPIINCICNIVPKIKTKSKIWILSTEREFRRPSNTARLLKLVNPDSTEFFLWERTKSPEKLIEHINNNFFQTYILFPIDDDLQEKDFINMNLSNNWNIDYKQSKYEISYKTPAFILLDGTWKEAAKMFRRSEYLKNIPKISLKPSYNSEYTLRKGASNGELCTVEAAIEILKLNGELENAKIIKDVFDLFMKSFKAGSNGVRVSPKSIQS is encoded by the coding sequence ATGGATTCTAGATTTAAAGTTAAACAAATTACAAAATTATATGAAAGTTGTGACAAATGTGGATTACCCATAATAAACTGTATCTGCAATATAGTACCAAAAATTAAAACTAAGTCAAAGATATGGATATTATCAACAGAAAGGGAATTTCGTAGACCTTCAAATACTGCAAGACTCCTAAAGCTTGTAAATCCTGATTCTACTGAATTTTTCTTGTGGGAGAGGACAAAATCTCCAGAAAAATTAATTGAACATATTAATAATAATTTTTTTCAAACATATATCCTCTTTCCTATAGATGATGATTTACAAGAAAAAGACTTTATAAATATGAATTTATCTAACAATTGGAATATAGATTATAAACAGTCTAAATATGAAATTTCATATAAGACTCCGGCATTTATCCTTCTTGATGGAACCTGGAAGGAAGCTGCAAAAATGTTCAGAAGAAGTGAATATTTAAAGAATATACCTAAAATTTCACTAAAACCATCTTACAATTCTGAATACACCCTTAGAAAAGGGGCATCCAACGGAGAGCTTTGCACTGTAGAAGCTGCCATTGAAATTCTTAAACTAAATGGCGAACTTGAAAATGCAAAAATCATAAAAGATGTTTTTGATTTATTTATGAAAAGTTTTAAAGCTGGATCTAATGGAGTTAGGGTAAGTCCTAAATCTATACAGTCCTAA
- a CDS encoding ABC transporter permease gives MHKEPLFHMVKRDGISTKKAWMIRVAALILALIVCAAFIVPITHLNPLEVYSGLIDGAVGNNRRLWVTIRELSVLLCVAIGLTPAFKMKFWNIGGEGQILMGATAAAALMIYAGDALPNWLLIMCICIVSAIAGMIWGLIPAVFKARFNTNETLFTLMLNYVAIQIVNCCIVIWENPAGSNTVGIINKATKAGWFPKVFGMTYGLNVILVAILTVFIFVFLKSSKMGYEISVVGESVDTAHYAGINVKKVIMKTMAFSGAICGFAGSLIVSGSSHTISTSTGGGFGFTAIIVAWMAKFNPFAMILVSGILIFMQQGSIQIATQFNLNENASDIITGIILFFLIGCEFFINYKLEIRKNKKEA, from the coding sequence ATGCATAAAGAACCATTATTTCACATGGTAAAAAGAGATGGAATTTCTACAAAGAAAGCATGGATGATTCGTGTAGCAGCATTAATTTTAGCACTTATTGTATGTGCAGCATTTATTGTACCAATTACTCACTTAAACCCATTAGAAGTGTATTCAGGATTAATAGATGGAGCTGTAGGAAACAATAGAAGACTATGGGTTACAATTCGTGAACTATCCGTGCTTTTATGTGTTGCAATCGGACTTACGCCTGCTTTTAAAATGAAGTTTTGGAATATAGGAGGAGAAGGACAGATATTAATGGGAGCTACAGCAGCGGCTGCTTTGATGATTTATGCTGGTGATGCGCTTCCAAACTGGCTTCTTATAATGTGTATATGTATTGTAAGTGCTATTGCAGGAATGATATGGGGACTTATTCCTGCAGTTTTCAAGGCACGTTTTAATACTAATGAAACATTATTTACTTTGATGTTAAATTATGTTGCAATACAAATTGTAAACTGCTGTATTGTTATATGGGAGAATCCGGCAGGTTCTAATACTGTAGGAATAATAAATAAGGCAACAAAGGCAGGATGGTTTCCAAAGGTGTTTGGAATGACTTATGGATTAAATGTCATTCTTGTTGCTATACTTACAGTTTTTATTTTTGTTTTCTTAAAATCAAGCAAAATGGGATATGAAATATCTGTAGTTGGTGAAAGTGTTGATACAGCACATTATGCAGGTATAAATGTAAAAAAGGTAATAATGAAAACAATGGCTTTTTCAGGAGCAATATGTGGTTTTGCAGGAAGTCTTATAGTAAGTGGTTCAAGCCATACAATTTCTACAAGCACAGGAGGAGGATTTGGTTTTACAGCCATAATTGTTGCATGGATGGCTAAGTTCAATCCATTTGCAATGATACTTGTTTCAGGAATTTTAATTTTCATGCAACAGGGTTCAATTCAGATTGCAACACAGTTTAACCTTAACGAAAATGCTTCTGATATTATAACAGGAATAATATTATTTTTCCTTATTGGCTGTGAATTTTTTATAAACTATAAACTAGAAATTAGAAAAAATAAGAAGGAGGCATAG
- a CDS encoding BMP family ABC transporter substrate-binding protein has protein sequence MKKAISLILALSMSAIMLVGCGSSGGGSADEKSSSSVEDKSATKVDASNIKVGVIYVGDENEGYTEAHMTGIKEMKKELGLKDSQIIEKTGIPEDDKCYDAAADLAEQGCNIIFANSFGHEDYMIQAAEEYPDVQFCHATGFKAATSKLSNMHNYFTAVYESRYVSGVVAGLKLNEMIESGKITKENCKIGYVGAYPYAEVISGYTAFFQGVKSVCDAATMEVKYTNSWASIDLEKSTAEALIADGCVLISQHADTTGAATACEAAGVPIVGYNVSMIATAPKTALTSASINWGPYYTYAVKSVIDGKAIDTDWCQGYKEGADCITELNKDVVAKGTEEKVKEVESGIKDGSIHVFDTSKFTVNGSSLEDLIKSNDDYKKYADLVSNGYYHESEKTSAPSFDIKIDGIKELTNN, from the coding sequence ATGAAAAAAGCAATAAGCTTAATTTTAGCATTATCAATGTCAGCAATAATGCTTGTAGGTTGTGGTTCATCAGGAGGAGGAAGCGCTGATGAAAAATCATCTAGTTCTGTAGAAGATAAATCTGCTACTAAAGTAGATGCATCTAACATTAAGGTAGGGGTTATTTATGTTGGAGATGAAAATGAAGGTTACACAGAAGCTCATATGACTGGAATCAAGGAAATGAAAAAGGAACTTGGTTTAAAAGACAGTCAGATTATTGAAAAGACTGGAATTCCGGAAGATGATAAGTGTTATGATGCAGCAGCAGATTTAGCCGAGCAGGGATGTAATATTATTTTTGCAAATAGTTTTGGACATGAAGATTATATGATACAGGCAGCTGAAGAATATCCAGATGTTCAATTCTGTCATGCAACAGGTTTCAAAGCGGCAACTTCAAAATTAAGCAATATGCATAACTATTTTACAGCAGTTTATGAGTCGCGTTATGTATCTGGAGTAGTTGCGGGTTTAAAATTAAATGAAATGATTGAAAGTGGAAAAATAACTAAGGAAAATTGTAAGATAGGTTATGTAGGAGCTTACCCATATGCAGAAGTAATTTCTGGATATACAGCTTTCTTCCAGGGGGTAAAGAGCGTTTGTGATGCAGCAACAATGGAAGTTAAATACACAAATAGCTGGGCAAGTATAGATTTAGAAAAATCTACAGCTGAAGCTTTAATTGCTGACGGATGTGTATTGATAAGTCAACATGCTGATACAACAGGTGCAGCAACTGCTTGTGAAGCGGCAGGAGTTCCAATTGTAGGATATAATGTAAGCATGATAGCAACAGCACCAAAAACAGCTTTAACTTCAGCATCTATAAACTGGGGACCTTATTATACTTATGCAGTAAAATCTGTAATTGATGGAAAAGCAATTGATACTGATTGGTGTCAAGGATATAAAGAAGGGGCAGATTGCATAACTGAATTAAACAAAGATGTTGTTGCAAAAGGGACTGAAGAGAAAGTTAAGGAAGTAGAATCAGGAATTAAAGATGGTTCTATTCATGTATTTGATACAAGTAAGTTTACAGTGAATGGCTCTTCTCTTGAAGATTTAATAAAGAGTAATGATGATTATAAAAAATATGCTGATTTAGTATCAAATGGATATTATCATGAATCAGAAAAAACATCAGCTCCGTCATTTGATATTAAAATTGATGGAATAAAAGAATTAACAAATAATTAG
- a CDS encoding SdpI family protein — MYKKKSDIYNVIVIVCSILLTIIVYNKLPDLVPIHWNTMGEIDKYAPKAFGAFMAPVIMIFTWSGMKFLPKIDPRKKNYEKFDKSYSVIVSMLLTFFLVIHTVTLLVALGYSISIEKIIPLIVGVLFIVIGNYLPKSKSNFFYGIKTPWTLSSEVSWRKTHRLGGKLFVVAGIVCILSSFLLNGNIKAVVFFIAIMIAAIVPIVASYFYAKNDK; from the coding sequence ATGTATAAAAAGAAAAGTGATATTTATAATGTGATAGTTATAGTGTGTAGTATACTATTAACAATAATAGTATACAATAAATTGCCAGATTTAGTTCCAATACACTGGAATACAATGGGGGAAATTGATAAATATGCTCCAAAGGCCTTTGGAGCATTTATGGCACCTGTAATAATGATATTTACATGGTCTGGAATGAAGTTTCTACCCAAGATAGACCCTAGAAAGAAAAACTACGAAAAATTTGATAAGAGTTATTCAGTAATTGTAAGTATGCTACTTACTTTCTTTTTAGTAATTCATACAGTTACTTTATTAGTAGCTTTAGGATACAGTATTTCAATAGAAAAGATAATTCCTTTAATAGTTGGAGTATTATTCATTGTTATTGGAAATTATCTTCCAAAGTCAAAAAGTAACTTTTTTTATGGAATCAAAACTCCTTGGACTCTTTCAAGTGAAGTTTCATGGAGGAAGACACATCGTTTGGGTGGCAAGCTCTTTGTAGTAGCAGGAATTGTTTGTATATTATCTAGTTTTCTTTTAAATGGTAATATAAAAGCAGTTGTATTTTTTATAGCTATCATGATAGCTGCCATAGTACCAATTGTTGCAAGCTATTTTTATGCTAAAAATGATAAATAA
- a CDS encoding VTT domain-containing protein: MRLLSCMPDVFLHLDKYLGMMIRHCGVGTYAILFIVIFLETGLVIMTFLPGDSLIFAASTFAALKMLNIYILIITLIIAAVLGDSLNYGIGTNLGRKMLDNNYIKKEYVEKTEGFYSKYGYKMMIFAKFVPIVRSLAPFVAGIENMNFGRFISFNAFGGMLWVITICLLGYFFGNIRIIRENFDVIILGAMGMFILPLIINLVKKRMSFSKEYR; the protein is encoded by the coding sequence ATGAGATTGTTAAGTTGTATGCCTGATGTATTTTTACATCTTGATAAGTATTTGGGGATGATGATACGGCACTGTGGTGTTGGAACATATGCAATATTATTTATTGTGATTTTTCTTGAGACAGGATTAGTCATAATGACATTTTTGCCAGGTGATTCATTGATATTCGCAGCATCAACATTTGCAGCTTTAAAGATGCTTAATATATACATATTAATAATTACACTTATTATAGCAGCAGTATTAGGAGATAGTTTAAATTATGGTATAGGAACTAATCTGGGAAGGAAGATGCTGGATAATAATTATATTAAGAAAGAGTATGTAGAAAAAACCGAGGGATTTTATAGTAAGTATGGTTATAAGATGATGATATTTGCAAAATTCGTGCCAATAGTTAGATCGCTAGCTCCATTTGTAGCTGGAATAGAAAATATGAATTTTGGAAGGTTTATTTCTTTCAATGCATTTGGAGGAATGTTATGGGTTATTACTATATGCTTACTTGGATACTTTTTTGGAAACATAAGAATAATTAGAGAAAATTTTGATGTTATAATTTTAGGGGCAATGGGAATGTTCATATTACCACTAATAATTAATTTAGTAAAGAAGAGAATGAGTTTTAGTAAGGAGTATAGATGA
- a CDS encoding ABC transporter ATP-binding protein, with amino-acid sequence MEGKNAIQLKNVTKRFGKVIANDNINLSVKKGEILSILGENGSGKTTLMNMISGIYFPDEGEIFIDGREVTIRSPKDAFSLGIGMVHQHFKLINVLSAAENIILGMPGSGRLNMEQVEKEIKDLSDRYGFELKPYQKIYDMSVSEKQTVEIIKVLYRGADILILDEPTAVLTPQETEKLFSVLRNMRAAGKSIIIITHKLNEVLELSDRVSVLRKGKYIGTVDTNKATVSSLTEMMVGERVSLNIERNKPENPVEKLEIKNLTCINSDGIKTLNNVSLTANSGEILGIAGIAGSGQKELLEAITGLQDLEGGSIIYKSTEGMDIELLGIKASDIEKSGIKISFVPEDRLGMGLVASMGMTDNMMLRSYNKENRFFVDRKKPRELARSIIEKLSVVTPGTETPVGRLSGGNVQKVLVGREIANNPEILILAYPVRGLDINSSYTIYNLMNEQKKKGVAVICVIEDLDVLIELCDKIVVLNSGEVSGILDARKTNKEEVGLLMTRHRMEELKDA; translated from the coding sequence ATGGAAGGAAAAAATGCAATTCAATTAAAAAATGTAACAAAGCGTTTTGGAAAGGTGATTGCAAATGATAATATAAATCTTAGTGTTAAAAAAGGAGAGATTCTTTCTATATTAGGAGAGAATGGAAGTGGAAAAACAACACTTATGAATATGATTTCTGGAATCTATTTTCCAGATGAAGGGGAAATTTTTATAGATGGTAGGGAAGTTACAATACGTTCACCTAAAGATGCCTTTTCTTTAGGAATAGGTATGGTACATCAGCATTTTAAATTAATTAATGTTTTAAGTGCTGCAGAAAATATAATCCTTGGTATGCCAGGTAGTGGAAGGCTAAATATGGAACAAGTAGAAAAGGAGATTAAGGATTTAAGCGATAGATATGGTTTTGAATTGAAACCATATCAGAAAATATATGATATGTCCGTATCAGAAAAACAGACAGTTGAAATAATTAAAGTATTATATAGAGGTGCTGATATATTAATTCTTGATGAGCCTACAGCAGTACTTACACCACAGGAAACAGAAAAATTATTTTCAGTACTGCGTAATATGCGTGCTGCTGGAAAGTCAATTATTATAATAACACATAAACTTAATGAAGTATTAGAACTTTCAGACAGAGTTTCTGTATTGAGAAAAGGAAAATATATAGGTACAGTAGATACAAATAAAGCAACTGTTTCTTCACTTACAGAAATGATGGTTGGAGAAAGAGTGAGCCTTAATATTGAAAGAAATAAACCTGAAAACCCAGTTGAGAAACTAGAAATCAAAAATCTAACTTGCATAAATTCGGATGGAATAAAAACACTTAATAATGTTTCACTTACTGCAAATAGTGGTGAAATACTGGGAATTGCAGGAATAGCAGGAAGTGGCCAGAAAGAGCTTTTAGAGGCTATAACAGGACTTCAGGATTTAGAGGGTGGATCGATTATATATAAGTCTACAGAAGGAATGGATATTGAGCTTTTAGGAATAAAAGCATCTGATATTGAAAAAAGTGGAATAAAAATATCATTTGTACCAGAAGATCGTCTTGGAATGGGTCTTGTAGCTTCTATGGGAATGACAGATAATATGATGCTTAGAAGTTACAACAAAGAAAATAGATTTTTTGTAGACCGTAAGAAACCAAGAGAGCTTGCACGTTCTATAATTGAAAAGTTATCAGTTGTAACACCCGGAACAGAAACGCCAGTTGGAAGACTTTCAGGGGGAAATGTACAGAAAGTACTTGTAGGCCGTGAAATAGCAAATAATCCAGAAATTCTTATTCTTGCATATCCTGTTCGTGGTCTTGATATAAATTCTTCATACACTATTTATAATCTTATGAATGAACAGAAGAAAAAAGGCGTTGCAGTTATCTGTGTTATTGAAGATCTTGATGTGCTTATTGAACTTTGTGATAAAATTGTAGTCTTAAACTCTGGAGAAGTATCAGGTATATTAGATGCTAGAAAAACAAATAAGGAAGAAGTTGGTCTTTTAATGACAAGACATAGAATGGAGGAATTAAAGGATGCATAA
- a CDS encoding TetR/AcrR family transcriptional regulator, translating to MKSKDIRVQKTNKSIEDAFLNLIKEKSFSEITIKDICSKAMISRSTFYAHYKDKYDLLEHFFEKIISNFTALGTNYFCDKSMTLKIETATELLNYVYENSHIFKIFLQLNEQNLDLFNRLTSIITKGCFDYFERTNKVDKYNLGNEYISHIYTSIIMNSIRWISVNQNKDDITGILKLSSDINKYFLL from the coding sequence ATGAAATCAAAAGATATACGTGTTCAAAAAACTAATAAAAGTATTGAAGATGCCTTTTTAAATCTTATAAAAGAAAAATCTTTTTCAGAAATTACAATAAAGGATATCTGCAGTAAAGCTATGATAAGCCGTTCTACTTTCTATGCTCATTATAAAGATAAATATGATTTACTGGAACACTTTTTTGAAAAAATAATATCTAATTTTACAGCTCTTGGTACTAATTACTTCTGCGATAAATCAATGACTTTAAAAATAGAAACGGCAACTGAACTCCTTAATTATGTTTATGAAAATTCTCATATATTTAAAATTTTTCTTCAGCTCAATGAGCAAAATCTTGACTTATTTAATAGATTAACAAGCATTATAACAAAAGGCTGCTTTGATTATTTTGAAAGAACTAATAAAGTTGATAAATATAATCTTGGAAATGAGTATATTTCACATATTTATACATCTATTATCATGAACTCTATAAGATGGATTTCTGTAAATCAAAATAAGGATGACATTACTGGTATATTAAAATTATCATCAGACATAAATAAATATTTTTTACTTTAA
- a CDS encoding ABC transporter permease produces MSVVLIFIQKAIAQAVGILFGALGELLTEKSGNLNLGIPGMMYMGGIAGLMGAFFYENGNSNPSVIIGFLISFACALGCAALGGLIYSFLTITLRANQNVVGLALTTFGIGFGNFFGGSISSLAGGVGQISVSVTASAYQAKIPFLSTIPIIGDLLFSYGFLTYLSIMIAILLSIFLKKSRIGLNLRAVGEDPATADSVGINVSRYKYGATILGGAISGLGGLYFVMEYLGGTWTNNGFGDRGWLAIALVIFALWKPINSILGSFVFGALYIFYLYIPGLSRSTQELVKMLPYVVTIVVLILTSIKSKKENQPPESLGKPYFREER; encoded by the coding sequence ATGAGTGTGGTTTTAATTTTTATTCAAAAGGCTATTGCACAAGCTGTTGGTATTTTGTTTGGTGCTTTAGGAGAACTTTTAACTGAAAAATCTGGGAATTTAAACTTGGGTATTCCTGGAATGATGTATATGGGTGGAATTGCAGGACTTATGGGAGCTTTTTTCTATGAAAATGGGAACAGTAATCCAAGTGTAATAATTGGATTTCTAATATCCTTTGCATGTGCACTTGGATGTGCAGCGTTAGGAGGACTTATTTACAGCTTTCTCACAATTACATTAAGAGCAAATCAAAATGTAGTTGGTCTTGCACTTACAACTTTTGGAATTGGTTTTGGTAATTTTTTTGGAGGATCTATAAGCAGCCTTGCAGGTGGTGTTGGACAAATATCTGTTTCTGTGACTGCAAGTGCATATCAAGCAAAGATTCCATTTTTATCTACAATTCCTATAATAGGAGATTTGTTATTTTCTTATGGCTTTTTAACATATCTTTCTATTATGATAGCAATACTATTATCAATCTTTTTAAAAAAGAGCAGGATAGGTCTCAACTTACGTGCTGTAGGAGAAGACCCGGCAACGGCTGATTCAGTAGGAATTAATGTATCTAGATATAAGTATGGTGCAACGATTCTGGGAGGAGCTATAAGTGGTCTTGGTGGATTATATTTTGTAATGGAATATTTAGGTGGAACGTGGACAAATAATGGGTTTGGTGATAGAGGATGGTTAGCTATTGCACTTGTTATCTTTGCATTATGGAAGCCTATAAACTCAATCTTAGGGTCATTTGTATTTGGTGCGCTATATATTTTCTATCTATATATTCCTGGATTAAGCAGAAGTACTCAGGAATTAGTAAAAATGCTTCCTTATGTAGTTACTATTGTAGTTTTAATTCTTACAAGTATAAAGAGTAAGAAGGAAAATCAACCACCAGAGTCATTAGGTAAACCATATTTTAGAGAAGAACGTTAA
- a CDS encoding autorepressor SdpR family transcription factor, whose amino-acid sequence MAFNEVFKALSDKTRRKILELLKEEDKTAGEIADYFNITKASISHHLSILKQANLVTDEREGQFIYYSLNTSIFEEVIGWFIDLSDKKEDNEEN is encoded by the coding sequence TTGGCATTTAATGAGGTTTTTAAAGCTCTATCCGATAAAACAAGAAGAAAAATTTTAGAGCTGCTAAAAGAAGAGGATAAAACAGCTGGAGAAATAGCTGATTATTTTAATATTACTAAAGCAAGCATTTCACATCATCTCAGTATACTCAAACAGGCAAATTTAGTTACTGATGAAAGAGAGGGACAGTTTATTTATTACTCTTTAAATACTTCTATCTTTGAAGAAGTTATAGGATGGTTTATAGATTTATCTGATAAAAAGGAAGACAATGAGGAGAATTAG
- a CDS encoding DegV family protein — protein MCNSIAIVTDTNSGMTLEQAENLGVTIIPMPFYINGELYFEGVNLDADGFYKHLADNSEVNTSQPAPGDVMKIWDELLKEKEEIIYIPMSSSLSGSCQTAEVLSQDYDNKVHVVDNRRISVTQLQSVKDAVNLAKKGMSGEEIKKILEDRQYQSSIYVTPDDLDYLKKGGRITPAVASVAKVLNIKPVLEIQGKKLDVFKKVRGMKQARRIMKQAIRKDLEDRFSDIDTMKIYAAYTSNIELGKLWKSELEEEFPGYEIELYPLSLSVSCHIGPESLGIGCVEEIR, from the coding sequence ATGTGTAATAGTATTGCAATTGTAACAGACACTAATAGCGGAATGACACTAGAACAGGCTGAAAACTTAGGAGTTACTATTATTCCTATGCCTTTTTATATAAACGGAGAGCTTTATTTTGAGGGAGTAAATTTGGATGCAGATGGATTTTATAAACATTTAGCAGATAACTCAGAAGTAAATACATCACAGCCAGCTCCTGGAGATGTTATGAAAATATGGGATGAACTTTTAAAAGAAAAAGAAGAAATAATATATATTCCAATGTCAAGTTCACTTAGTGGAAGTTGTCAAACTGCCGAAGTGTTATCACAGGATTATGATAACAAAGTGCATGTTGTCGACAATAGAAGGATTTCTGTAACGCAGCTACAGTCTGTGAAAGATGCAGTTAACCTTGCAAAAAAAGGGATGTCTGGTGAAGAAATTAAAAAGATTTTAGAAGACAGACAATATCAATCAAGTATTTATGTTACTCCAGATGATTTAGATTATCTAAAAAAAGGGGGAAGAATAACACCAGCAGTTGCTTCAGTTGCAAAAGTGTTAAACATAAAACCTGTTTTAGAAATTCAAGGTAAGAAACTTGATGTTTTCAAGAAAGTAAGAGGAATGAAGCAAGCAAGAAGAATAATGAAACAGGCAATACGTAAGGATCTTGAGGATAGATTTTCAGATATTGATACAATGAAAATCTATGCAGCTTATACGAGTAATATAGAACTTGGAAAACTTTGGAAAAGTGAATTAGAAGAAGAATTTCCTGGATATGAAATTGAATTATATCCTCTTTCACTTAGTGTCAGTTGTCACATTGGACCAGAATCTTTAGGGATAGGGTGTGTAGAAGAAATAAGATAA